The following is a genomic window from Desulfitobacterium chlororespirans DSM 11544.
GATTTTTATGTCTCTGGTCCTGATCGCCACCTTTATCAAGGAGACCCTGGAGAAGGCCCATGAAGAGATTCAGGATGAAGAACGCTATCTGGAGCGCAGGGTGGAAGGTTCCATCTTTAAGGTGATTAGGCTGCGGCCTTTGCTCATTTGCTTTGCCCTGATCGTATTTGGTTATAATTTCACCTATTCCCAATGGTCCTTTATGCTGCCTATGCAGGTCATGAAGAATTATCCAGTCATAGGATCGCAGTATTTTGGGTTTTTGGCGGCTTTTAATGGTCTGATCGTGATCATCTTTACCCCGATCATCACGCGATTGGCCGGGCATCTGCCCTACCTTCGCCGGGGGATCATGGGCGGAATTCTTTATGCTGTGGGCTTCGGCATGATTGGGGTGCTGAACTCTCTGGAATGGTTATTCCTATGGGCGTTTATCTTTACTCTTGGCGAGATTATTATGGCTATTACGGTAGTTCCTTTTACTGTGGATAATACTCCGGCCTCCCACAGAGGGAGGATGATTTCGACTATGGCTATTATTGAGGATTCAGGGTATACCTTAGGCCCGCTGGGAATGGGAATCGCCTTGAGTTATATCAGTATGGAAACAGGATGGCTGGCCTTGGGAGCTTCGACTCTGGTCTTCACCCTATTGATGAAACGATTGGAACACCGGGAAAAAAACATAGCCGGGAAGACAATGAAGGTGATGGCCAAGTAGAAAGCGCTGACGCGCTGAACAAGGAATAGGGGTTCACAGATCAAAAATTCGGCCGTTTTGGATTGACTCATCTAGCTG
Proteins encoded in this region:
- a CDS encoding MFS transporter, with translation MLNPYRGMPKEIYVIFIARIINAIGAFVAPLMTIIMTQSIGLSEGKAGFYLSLSGGVSLMAALCGGKLVDRFGRKRVILLFSGSAVLVFFRIGFMEPSLTMIHLIILAGALNSTTKPAYDSLIADLTTPANRSGAYALSYMGWNIGFAIGPVLGGFLYRHHLPWVFIGEGMAIFMSLVLIATFIKETLEKAHEEIQDEERYLERRVEGSIFKVIRLRPLLICFALIVFGYNFTYSQWSFMLPMQVMKNYPVIGSQYFGFLAAFNGLIVIIFTPIITRLAGHLPYLRRGIMGGILYAVGFGMIGVLNSLEWLFLWAFIFTLGEIIMAITVVPFTVDNTPASHRGRMISTMAIIEDSGYTLGPLGMGIALSYISMETGWLALGASTLVFTLLMKRLEHREKNIAGKTMKVMAK